A stretch of the Candidatus Goldiibacteriota bacterium HGW-Goldbacteria-1 genome encodes the following:
- the proB gene encoding glutamate 5-kinase — translation MYNRIVVKIGTNLIADEKGLRETFLKDFVRQVVELRKAGKEMIIVSSGAIGSGLIRMNMEKRQFTLQEKQAIAAIGQPVLMNRYKKLFTDNDVTVAQVLLNHDDVKDKSRNMNARNTLLKLIEWGVVPIINENDTVATEEIKFGDNDALAGIVGSLVNADLVAILTSVDGVYDKNPGRYSSAKKIEVIEDVEATIKEVQTDGVTSGGTGGMLSKLETARNLNHAGIPLIIANGNLKNVLIRSAGGENTGTLILRKGHRAESKKRWILLTLKAKGNIIIDDGAKKALLDSGKSLLAVGIAAVNGKFSLGDAVEIEDKAGTRIAKGVVNYSSEDVSLIKGRKKEEIKKIMKDNYYTEVIHRDNLFVYR, via the coding sequence ATGTACAACAGGATAGTTGTAAAAATAGGGACAAACCTGATAGCTGATGAAAAAGGATTAAGGGAAACTTTCCTTAAGGACTTTGTCCGCCAGGTGGTGGAACTGCGCAAGGCCGGGAAAGAAATGATAATTGTCTCGTCCGGCGCCATTGGTTCCGGGCTTATCCGCATGAACATGGAAAAAAGGCAGTTTACCCTTCAGGAAAAACAGGCCATTGCCGCCATAGGGCAGCCTGTCCTTATGAACCGTTACAAAAAACTTTTCACGGATAATGATGTGACAGTCGCCCAGGTCCTTTTAAACCACGATGACGTCAAGGATAAGTCCAGGAACATGAACGCAAGGAACACCCTTTTAAAGCTTATTGAATGGGGAGTGGTGCCCATAATAAATGAAAATGACACCGTGGCAACAGAAGAAATAAAGTTTGGGGATAATGACGCGCTTGCCGGAATTGTGGGAAGCCTTGTAAACGCGGACCTTGTGGCCATTTTAACATCAGTTGACGGAGTGTATGACAAAAATCCCGGCAGATACAGCAGCGCCAAAAAAATAGAAGTCATAGAAGATGTTGAAGCCACAATAAAAGAAGTTCAAACTGACGGTGTCACATCGGGCGGCACGGGCGGAATGTTATCCAAACTTGAAACGGCGCGCAACCTTAATCACGCTGGAATTCCCCTTATTATAGCCAACGGAAATTTAAAGAATGTGCTTATACGCTCTGCCGGCGGTGAAAACACGGGGACGTTGATACTTAGAAAAGGGCACAGGGCAGAATCAAAAAAAAGATGGATACTTCTGACTTTAAAGGCAAAGGGCAATATAATAATTGACGACGGCGCAAAAAAGGCGCTTTTAGATTCAGGCAAAAGCCTTCTTGCCGTGGGAATAGCCGCTGTAAACGGGAAGTTCTCGCTTGGCGACGCGGTTGAAATAGAGGATAAAGCAGGCACAAGAATAGCAAAAGGCGTTGTAAATTACTCTTCTGAAGACGTAAGTTTGATTAAAGGAAGAAAAAAAGAAGAGATAAAGAAAATCATGAAAGATAATTACTATACGGAAGTTATTCACAGGGATAATCTTTTTGTTTACAGGTAA
- a CDS encoding 50S ribosomal protein L27: MAHTKAQGSTRNGRDSAGQRLGTKAGDSQLVSGGSIIVRQRGTKITAGTNAGMGKDHTIFAKVTGRVKFTTSAGGKKVSIIPVK; encoded by the coding sequence ATGGCACACACGAAGGCACAAGGTTCTACAAGAAACGGGCGCGACAGCGCGGGACAAAGGCTTGGCACAAAAGCGGGCGATTCACAGCTGGTTTCAGGCGGCTCCATAATAGTAAGGCAGCGCGGCACAAAAATCACAGCCGGAACTAACGCCGGAATGGGCAAAGACCACACAATTTTCGCAAAAGTAACCGGAAGGGTAAAGTTTACAACTTCCGCAGGCGGAAAAAAGGTAAGCATAATACCTGTAAAGTAA
- the rplU gene encoding 50S ribosomal protein L21 — MYAIVEIAGKQYKLTEGAVINVDKLNQEGNEINFDKVLLLVSDSDIKVGNPTIPNVQIKAEIVDKEVKGDKIVVFKWKRAKNSKKRMGHRQKYTKIRILKIEA; from the coding sequence ATGTACGCGATAGTTGAAATAGCAGGCAAACAGTACAAGCTTACCGAAGGCGCGGTAATTAACGTGGACAAACTTAATCAGGAAGGAAATGAAATTAATTTTGACAAAGTGCTTCTTCTTGTATCCGACAGCGACATTAAAGTCGGCAATCCCACAATTCCCAATGTTCAGATTAAAGCTGAAATTGTTGACAAAGAAGTAAAAGGGGACAAGATTGTTGTGTTCAAATGGAAGAGGGCAAAGAATTCCAAGAAAAGAATGGGACACAGGCAGAAATACACTAAAATCAGAATATTAAAAATAGAAGCATAA